CGGGCGGCGCGGCCAGCGTTTCGCATGAGACCGGCGCGGGCGGCAGCGACGCGGGGCCCGACGGGTCGCTGTGGGTCTCGCGAGGGGCCACGAACTGGTACGCCACGCTCTCCGCGGCCATGGCCGAACAGCCCTTCAACGATCCCGCCATCGTTGCCAGCACCACCGCGGCGATGAGCACGTTGCGCCCCGGCGCCACCGCGCCCGCGTCCGACGCCACCGACTGGTTCTACGACCCCGCCTCGCCGGCGATGCTGCGCATGTCGGCCTCGCTGCGCGGCGGTGTGCGCGCGGGCGCGTACTGGCAGGAGGTACTCTTCTCCACCCAGAACGCGCGGCACTACTTTCACTACTCCGAACCCTTCGGCCGCGAGGTACCCACCGATCAGCGCATGACGACGCTGGCGTTCTCCGGGCGCGCCGCACTCGCGCAGGACATCCTGCTGGGCTACCACGCCACCGCATCGGAAACGCAGCTGTCCGACCAGGACGGCGTGCTCGCCTTCGACTACGACTGGGGCCAGCGCCGCGCATCCGCGGGGGCGAACGTGACGCGCCGCGGGCGCGCATCACGCTCGGTGCTGTTCGCAAGCGCGGAGGAACGCCGCGTGTCCACCGAAGTCGCGCTCTCGCGCAACGCCGACACCATCCTGCGCGCCGGTCTTGCGGGGCAGCGGCAACTCAACCATGCATGGAGCGCCGGGGTGGACGCGGCGGGAACCTTTGCGGACGGCGACGGCGCCGCTGCGGTGGGGGTGACCGCCGACTGGGTGCCACGCTCGGCCGACACGCTGCGCGTACGCGTGCGCCTGGCACAACGTCTCTTCGTGGAAGACGACAACCTGTGGCTGTGGTCGGAGCGCGGCTACGCCCTGCTGGCGCGCAACGGGGTAACCTACACCATCGACGGGCCCATCACGCGCACCACGGTGTCTTCGGCGGACCTGGGCTGGACCTCGGTGGGCGTGCTGGGCGGTGTCGACGTGGATCTGGGCGTGCGCCGCTTCGACGACGCCTACGTGGAGCAGCGCAGTTTCACCTTCGACAGCGCCACCTGCAGCTTCGTGTCCCCCACCCACGTCGCCACCGGGCAGGCCGGCAACGTGGGTATCGTTCGCGCGCGCCTGTGGCACGCGCTGGGGCAACGCTCGTGGGCCGACTTCTCGTGGACCTACTTCGAGGAGTTCGACTCCGACGCCGCCTTCAGCGCGCTGTGGCAGACCGTCCCCCGCCACCGGCTCGCCTATTCGGTCTACGGCCGGGTGCGCGAGGCATGGCGCCTGCGGCTGCGCATCGCGCACGCGTCGTCGACATTCTGGCCGGACTACGCGGGCATCGACGGCGCCACCTGCGTGGTGGACGGCATCACGGTGACCTACCACCCCAACGTGCCCGCGTACACCACAGTCGATGCCGGCCTGCAATACGCGCCCTGGAACGGCCGCGCCACGCTCGACCTGCTGGCGCGCAACATTTTCGACACCACGCTGCGCGACCATCCGGCGGGCGCGTCGCAAGCGTTCACGCTCGCGCTGCAACTGCGCGTGCAACTGGGGGCGCCGTGAAGCGCGTCGCAGCCGCAGCGCTGATCGTGGCCTTGCTGGCGGCCCCCGCCGTTCGCGCGGACGACTGCCGCGACGTCACGTGGGAATCGGTGGGTGAGGACTTCGAAGCGCTGCTGAAGGCCCCCTTCGAGATGGATGAGGAGGGGTGGATCAAGACCGGCGTGGCGTTTGCCAGCGTCGGCGCCACCATGATCTGGGCGGACGCGCCCATCGACCGCGTGGTGCAGGAGCAACCCGCCGCGTGGAAGCCTTTCCACAAACTTGCGAGCCTCAGCAACTGGTACGGCAGGAGCGGCAAGAACGCGTTCATCGTGTCCGCGGGCGTGATCGGCGCGGTTGCGGTGGGCGGATGGCTGGCCGACGAAGACCGCATGGTGGACACCGCGGCCATCATGACCGAGTCGCTGGTGTTCTCCACCGCCATCAGCGGGCTGGCGAAGGTGATTCTGGGCCGCAAGCGGCCCCACGCCGACGAGGGACCACACAAGTTCAACTGGTTCGTGGGCCCCGGTGATCACGAAAGCGTGTCGTTTCCATCGGGCCACACCTCAACCGCGTTCGCGCTGGCCGGCGCGGGCGCGGGGCGGCACCCGTACTGGTACGTCCAGATTCCGGCGTACACGCTGGCGGTGTCCGCGGGGCTGCAACGCATCGACTCGCGTGCGCACTGGACCTCCGACGTCATCACCGGCGCGCTCATTGGCTACTCGGTATCGGCGTTCCTGGTGGACCGCTACGACTGCGATCCGTCGGAGTCGGGAGGCGACGCGGCCACGCTGCAGCTATCCTTCAGCCTGGCGTTCTAACCGGCTTGACGCGGCGCCACGCAAATCGCATCATCATGGCATCCAG
This genomic stretch from Candidatus Krumholzibacteriia bacterium harbors:
- a CDS encoding phosphatase PAP2 family protein, which gives rise to MKRVAAAALIVALLAAPAVRADDCRDVTWESVGEDFEALLKAPFEMDEEGWIKTGVAFASVGATMIWADAPIDRVVQEQPAAWKPFHKLASLSNWYGRSGKNAFIVSAGVIGAVAVGGWLADEDRMVDTAAIMTESLVFSTAISGLAKVILGRKRPHADEGPHKFNWFVGPGDHESVSFPSGHTSTAFALAGAGAGRHPYWYVQIPAYTLAVSAGLQRIDSRAHWTSDVITGALIGYSVSAFLVDRYDCDPSESGGDAATLQLSFSLAF